TCATAGGCGATCGTGCCGAAGAAATCACCATTGCTCTTGAGCAGCAGCACCGAGGCGGTGTGATCCATGGTGTAGTCGCCGCCCTCGGTCGGAACCTTCTTCGAATAGATGCCGAAGGCCTTGGCCATGGCGGCGATCTTGTCGGCCGAGCCGGTGATGCCGGTGATGCGGTCGGAGACGTTGCTGACGTAGCTGTTCATCACTTCGGGCGTGTCGCGCTCGGGATCGACCGAGACGAAATAGGCGCGGAGGTTCTTGCCTTCGTCTCCCATCTGCTTGAGCAGGCCGTCGAGCTCGAACAGCGTGGTCGGGCAGACCTCGGGGCAATGGGTGAAGCCGAAGAAGACAGCACTCGG
The nucleotide sequence above comes from Aminobacter aminovorans. Encoded proteins:
- a CDS encoding SCO family protein, which translates into the protein MMRTILAGILILMAAGVGWLTFDWYSSKNSAQAFGAPFVLVDQKGAEITEAAFRGQPSAVFFGFTHCPEVCPTTLFELDGLLKQMGDEGKNLRAYFVSVDPERDTPEVMNSYVSNVSDRITGITGSADKIAAMAKAFGIYSKKVPTEGGDYTMDHTASVLLLKSNGDFFGTIAYEENPETALAKLKRLAKEG